Proteins encoded together in one Ferroglobus placidus DSM 10642 window:
- the ccsA gene encoding cytochrome c biogenesis protein CcsA, translating to MTYELFSLLNAFLFLSLLLLILSIFREKYEKFFVGTVVFSFLYLVFVQVLYWRETFVAFGNYVIRFYPPFWIENEKLFFWFFLSAVLLLKVREGKEFSKIALLIMLLFVIFVQNPSNPLPNLRRELELFNPAYIDYYAARAAYFYNSPYMWIHPPLLFLAYAYLLHSFALSLAKKNEYDFAKNGYLFLTLGLIFGYPWAIIAWGENWWWDPKIAMSIMLWVIYTAYLHARIGGKFYREINLAGFGSLVATYLMTYLLPGVHGYG from the coding sequence ATGACGTACGAGCTTTTTTCACTGCTGAACGCTTTTCTCTTTCTCTCCCTTCTCCTCTTGATCCTTTCGATTTTTCGTGAAAAGTACGAGAAGTTTTTTGTTGGAACTGTGGTTTTCTCCTTCTTGTATCTCGTTTTCGTTCAGGTCCTCTACTGGCGGGAAACCTTCGTAGCCTTCGGAAATTACGTGATCAGGTTTTACCCTCCGTTCTGGATAGAAAACGAAAAGCTCTTCTTCTGGTTTTTTCTCTCCGCAGTACTTCTTCTGAAAGTTAGGGAAGGAAAGGAATTTTCGAAAATAGCTTTACTTATTATGCTTCTCTTCGTTATATTCGTCCAGAACCCTTCTAATCCTCTGCCAAACCTGAGGAGAGAGCTTGAACTTTTCAATCCTGCTTACATTGATTACTACGCTGCAAGAGCCGCTTACTTTTACAACTCCCCTTACATGTGGATTCATCCGCCCCTGCTCTTCTTAGCCTACGCTTACCTTCTGCACTCCTTCGCTCTTTCCTTAGCTAAGAAGAACGAGTACGATTTCGCTAAAAACGGCTACCTCTTCTTAACCCTCGGCTTAATTTTCGGTTATCCGTGGGCGATAATTGCTTGGGGAGAGAACTGGTGGTGGGATCCCAAGATAGCGATGTCGATAATGCTATGGGTAATTTACACCGCATACCTCCACGCGAGGATCGGCGGAAAATTCTACCGGGAAATAAACTTGGCAGGCTTTGGATCTCTCGTGGCAACTTACCTAATGACCTATCTACTTCCGGGGGTGCACGGCTATGGATGA
- a CDS encoding CoB--CoM heterodisulfide reductase iron-sulfur subunit B family protein, whose translation MKFFPGCMIHNRYPGIEKSVYYVFSVLGIEISPLEGSSCCPAPAITKSVSEEMWREVAERNLNLSDETIMTACNGCFTTLLEVGNEIGKDVRHFAEFLYRDVGVEEIRKKISKKLNLRLAAHYGCHFFRPAEKKGIDSAERPKILDELIKAVGAESVDYRTKYMCCGGGGGVRAAATEVARELLEMKLEGVKEAEVDAIVVICPLCLFQFDTGQKELEKEGKFFGIPAIHYAQLLAIAMGMDVDEAGLEAHEIITQELYEKLLMGES comes from the coding sequence ATGAAGTTCTTCCCCGGCTGCATGATCCACAACAGGTATCCGGGGATCGAGAAAAGCGTATACTACGTTTTCAGCGTTCTCGGCATTGAAATATCTCCTCTCGAAGGGTCTTCTTGCTGCCCAGCTCCGGCGATTACGAAATCCGTGAGCGAAGAAATGTGGAGGGAAGTGGCGGAGAGAAACTTGAACTTAAGCGACGAAACGATAATGACCGCTTGCAACGGATGCTTCACGACTCTTCTCGAAGTTGGAAACGAGATCGGGAAGGATGTTAGACATTTCGCCGAATTTCTTTACAGAGACGTGGGAGTTGAAGAAATAAGGAAGAAAATTTCTAAGAAGCTTAACTTAAGGCTGGCAGCCCACTACGGCTGTCACTTCTTCAGACCGGCTGAAAAGAAGGGAATTGATTCTGCAGAAAGACCGAAGATTCTCGACGAGCTGATCAAAGCTGTAGGTGCTGAAAGCGTAGATTACAGAACGAAATACATGTGCTGCGGTGGAGGAGGGGGAGTTAGAGCTGCCGCAACGGAAGTTGCGAGAGAGCTTCTGGAGATGAAGCTTGAAGGAGTTAAAGAAGCTGAGGTCGATGCGATAGTTGTCATATGTCCCCTCTGCCTCTTTCAGTTCGACACTGGGCAAAAAGAACTCGAAAAAGAAGGAAAATTCTTTGGAATTCCAGCAATTCACTACGCGCAGCTTTTGGCTATAGCGATGGGAATGGATGTTGATGAAGCGGGATTGGAAGCTCACGAAATAATTACTCAGGAGCTGTACGAAAAGCTGCTGATGGGTGAATCATGA
- a CDS encoding H/ACA ribonucleoprotein complex subunit GAR1, which translates to MLKRIGIVAKISKTGNIIVKAEYVPKIGADVVDKRLRKIGYVYDVIGPVSQPYVVVRPKDKNPDLSGSELFVVIEDGRGGKGKGKGGRKKGGRKGEGSRKGRNR; encoded by the coding sequence GTGTTGAAAAGGATTGGTATAGTCGCTAAAATATCTAAAACTGGTAATATAATTGTCAAGGCTGAATACGTTCCGAAAATTGGTGCGGATGTTGTTGATAAGCGTTTAAGAAAAATCGGTTATGTTTACGACGTTATTGGTCCGGTTAGTCAGCCCTATGTTGTTGTTAGACCTAAGGATAAAAATCCGGATTTGTCTGGATCAGAACTTTTTGTGGTGATCGAAGATGGTAGAGGTGGAAAAGGTAAGGGAAAAGGAGGTAGAAAGAAAGGAGGTAGAAAGGGAGAAGGAAGTAGAAAGGGAAGAAACCGTTGA
- a CDS encoding transcription initiation factor IIB yields the protein MVEVEKVREKEVERKEVEREKEVEREETVEVCPECGSPRLIRDFKRGEFICQDCGLVIEDTYIDSGPEWRAFDSEQREKRSRVGAPITYTIHDKGLSTIIDWSNKDYYGKAISVRNRAQLFRLRKWQRRIRISNATERNLAFALSELDRMASALGLPKSVRETAAVIYRKAVEKNLIRGRSIEGVVAAALYAACRQAGVPRTLDEIATYSRVDRKEIGRTYRFIARELGLKLLPTSPADYVPRFCAALGLSGEVQKKAIEIIKKAEEKELTSGRGPTGVAAAAIYIASILTGERRTQREVAEVAGVTEVTIRNRYKELAEKLGIEIIL from the coding sequence ATGGTAGAGGTGGAAAAGGTAAGGGAAAAGGAGGTAGAAAGAAAGGAGGTAGAAAGGGAGAAGGAAGTAGAAAGGGAAGAAACCGTTGAAGTTTGTCCGGAATGTGGAAGCCCGAGGCTCATTAGGGATTTTAAGAGGGGAGAATTCATCTGTCAGGATTGCGGTTTGGTTATTGAGGACACCTACATAGATTCTGGTCCTGAGTGGAGAGCCTTCGACAGCGAGCAGAGGGAGAAGAGGAGCAGAGTTGGAGCTCCGATAACTTACACGATTCACGACAAAGGACTTTCGACGATAATCGACTGGAGCAACAAAGATTATTACGGCAAAGCAATATCGGTAAGGAACAGAGCTCAACTTTTCAGGCTGAGGAAGTGGCAGAGAAGAATCAGGATAAGCAACGCTACAGAAAGAAACCTGGCTTTCGCTTTAAGCGAGCTTGACAGAATGGCTTCGGCTTTGGGATTGCCGAAGTCTGTCAGAGAGACTGCAGCGGTAATATATAGAAAGGCTGTGGAGAAGAACTTGATAAGAGGGAGAAGCATTGAAGGGGTCGTGGCTGCCGCTTTATATGCTGCTTGCAGACAAGCGGGAGTTCCGAGAACTCTGGACGAGATAGCAACTTATTCAAGAGTTGATAGGAAAGAAATCGGAAGAACTTACAGATTCATCGCGAGAGAACTCGGATTGAAATTGCTCCCGACTTCTCCAGCAGACTACGTGCCGAGATTTTGCGCAGCTCTCGGCTTGAGCGGAGAGGTTCAGAAGAAGGCTATAGAGATAATTAAGAAGGCTGAAGAAAAAGAGCTCACCTCTGGAAGAGGTCCCACTGGTGTGGCAGCAGCGGCAATCTACATAGCTTCAATTCTTACCGGGGAAAGAAGAACCCAGAGAGAGGTTGCTGAAGTAGCTGGAGTTACAGAGGTGACCATAAGAAACAGATACAAGGAGCTTGCAGAAAAGCTTGGAATCGAGATTATTCTCTAA